The Priestia koreensis genome window below encodes:
- a CDS encoding RNA-guided endonuclease InsQ/TnpB family protein — MNVQMETPHRKGTKKTLPQGWVTLGYQYAIFPTDEQKERLNRAFGCERKVYNEYVAHLYTELEASGFAGGFIRHKVPNYTEFTRRFAFLDRSNDSFVYNDAKRRFQAAVQKYNETFARKPIQYKKKARNRMNTEGYIPSVRDIKGLPQFHQKKNAKHSYTTNQTNQNIRVIHENGAVFLRVPKFPEGISLQLHRPLPAEGLLKKATIQREGERYLVSLSIDFPSEKVEKKHNVSADKVIGLDYSQADLYVDSEGRKANYGRYYRLIEKRQRRMNKSLARKKNAAPLDENGAIQYSRNYQKQMNAYQALLAKSKNQRKDFLHKRSYQITNEYDAIVVEDLDLTNLAQMRKLGKNVHDNGFGMFRTMLQYKAERNGKHYILADRYFPSSKQCSQCGHLHDNLSLSDRVYVCQNDTCCTKIDRDYNAGLNLKHYGIRVLKEQGMTL, encoded by the coding sequence GTGAATGTTCAAATGGAAACACCACACCGAAAAGGCACAAAAAAAACATTACCCCAAGGATGGGTGACGCTCGGGTATCAATATGCGATTTTCCCTACAGACGAGCAGAAAGAACGCTTAAATCGCGCGTTTGGGTGTGAACGTAAAGTCTACAATGAATATGTTGCCCATCTCTACACCGAATTAGAAGCCTCCGGCTTTGCAGGTGGATTCATTCGCCATAAGGTTCCAAATTACACAGAATTTACGCGTCGTTTTGCCTTTTTAGATCGTTCCAATGATTCATTTGTATACAACGATGCCAAAAGACGCTTTCAAGCTGCTGTTCAAAAATATAATGAAACCTTTGCGCGAAAACCAATCCAGTATAAAAAGAAGGCACGAAACCGAATGAACACGGAAGGATACATTCCTTCGGTTCGTGATATAAAAGGATTGCCTCAGTTTCACCAGAAGAAGAACGCCAAACACAGCTATACCACGAACCAAACCAATCAAAATATCCGTGTGATTCACGAAAATGGAGCGGTCTTTTTACGTGTGCCCAAATTCCCTGAGGGAATTTCCCTTCAACTACACCGTCCCTTACCTGCGGAAGGACTCCTAAAAAAAGCCACCATCCAACGAGAAGGTGAGCGTTATTTGGTGTCCCTTTCCATCGATTTCCCTTCGGAAAAAGTGGAGAAAAAACACAATGTTTCTGCCGATAAAGTAATTGGATTGGACTATAGCCAAGCGGACTTGTATGTGGATAGCGAAGGTCGAAAAGCAAATTACGGTCGATATTACCGACTCATTGAGAAACGTCAACGTCGAATGAATAAGTCCCTAGCTCGTAAGAAAAACGCAGCTCCTCTCGATGAGAATGGAGCGATTCAGTACAGTCGTAACTATCAAAAACAAATGAACGCGTATCAAGCATTACTGGCGAAGTCTAAAAATCAACGAAAGGATTTCCTTCACAAGCGTAGTTATCAGATAACCAATGAGTACGACGCGATTGTGGTAGAAGATCTTGATTTGACGAACCTTGCTCAAATGCGAAAACTAGGGAAAAATGTGCACGATAATGGCTTTGGAATGTTCCGCACAATGTTGCAGTACAAAGCAGAGAGAAACGGTAAACACTACATCCTAGCGGATCGCTATTTCCCTTCAAGTAAACAGTGCAGTCAATGCGGACACCTCCACGATAACCTTTCGCTCTCTGATCGTGTGTATGTGTGCCAAAATGACACGTGTTGCACAAAAATCGATAGAGATTATAATGCCGGATTAAATCTCAAACACTATGGAATTCGTGTTTTGAAGGAACAAGGTATGACGTTATAA